A region of Lujinxingia litoralis DNA encodes the following proteins:
- the hisS gene encoding histidine--tRNA ligase encodes MSQISTKPASGMRDFLPREAALRKRVFALIEEVYQSYGFQPLETPTLENLSTLMGKYGEEGDQLIFKVMKRGKKFERALRNDAPTEVDLADMGLRYDLTVPLARIVAQYQNELPRYFKRFQIAPVWRADRPQRGRFREFYQCDVDVIGSTSMTVEAEVASAICEVLERLEFKNFRVHLNHRLLLNAMMEAAGVAPELHTEALVAIDKLDKVGLDGVKKELAERGIAADVIDRLLPLLGLADEVEGNEALLAALAERVGELESGKKALSELGDLLRFAAASPAGPYLKIDPYLARGLSYYTGPIFEIRSDDFSGSLGGGGRYDGLVGMFTRQSLPACGFSLGLERVLMLLAERDALAEPAPDVDVLVTLWRDDFTPRSMALAAELRRAGLRVDLYPDADKYSRQFKYANERGVPFVAILAEKELEAGVVAIKDMKRGDQAEVPRAELASWIKARQS; translated from the coding sequence AAGCCCGCCAGCGGAATGCGTGACTTTTTGCCCCGCGAGGCGGCCCTGCGAAAGCGCGTCTTCGCCCTGATCGAAGAGGTCTACCAGAGCTACGGTTTCCAGCCCCTGGAGACCCCGACCCTGGAGAACCTCTCCACGCTCATGGGCAAGTATGGCGAGGAAGGCGACCAGCTGATCTTCAAGGTGATGAAGCGCGGCAAGAAGTTTGAGCGCGCCCTTCGCAACGACGCCCCCACCGAAGTGGACCTGGCCGACATGGGGCTGCGCTACGATCTGACCGTGCCCCTGGCCCGCATCGTGGCGCAGTACCAGAACGAGCTCCCCCGCTACTTCAAACGCTTTCAGATCGCGCCGGTCTGGCGGGCCGACCGCCCCCAGCGCGGGCGCTTTCGCGAGTTTTACCAGTGCGACGTCGACGTGATCGGCTCCACCTCCATGACGGTCGAAGCCGAGGTCGCCTCTGCCATCTGCGAGGTGCTGGAGCGCCTGGAGTTCAAAAACTTCCGCGTGCACTTAAACCACCGCCTCCTCCTCAACGCCATGATGGAGGCCGCCGGCGTCGCCCCCGAGCTTCATACCGAGGCGCTGGTCGCCATCGACAAGCTCGATAAGGTCGGCCTCGACGGCGTCAAAAAAGAGCTCGCCGAGCGCGGCATCGCCGCCGACGTCATCGATCGCCTCCTCCCCCTTCTGGGGCTGGCCGACGAGGTCGAGGGCAACGAGGCGCTGCTGGCCGCCCTGGCCGAGCGGGTCGGGGAGCTGGAGAGCGGCAAAAAAGCCCTCTCGGAGCTCGGCGATCTCCTGCGCTTTGCCGCCGCCAGCCCGGCCGGCCCCTACCTGAAGATCGACCCCTACCTGGCCCGCGGCCTCTCCTATTACACCGGCCCGATCTTCGAGATTCGCAGCGACGACTTCTCCGGGAGCCTGGGTGGCGGCGGACGCTACGACGGCCTCGTCGGCATGTTCACCCGCCAGAGCCTGCCGGCCTGCGGGTTCTCGCTGGGCCTGGAGCGCGTGCTGATGCTCCTGGCCGAGCGCGACGCCCTGGCCGAGCCCGCCCCCGATGTCGACGTGCTCGTCACCCTGTGGCGCGACGACTTCACCCCCCGCAGCATGGCGCTGGCCGCCGAGCTGCGCCGGGCCGGCCTGCGCGTCGACCTCTACCCCGACGCCGACAAGTACTCCCGCCAGTTCAAGTACGCCAATGAGCGCGGCGTGCCCTTTGTGGCCATCCTGGCCGAAAAGGAGCTGGAGGCCGGCGTGGTTGCCATCAAAGATATGAAGCGCGGCGACCAGGCCGAGGTCCCCCGCGCCGAGCTCGCCAGCTGGATCAAAGCCCGCCAGAGCTGA
- a CDS encoding aminotransferase class V-fold PLP-dependent enzyme, translating into MSDAFDPTEPPEDAAPAEGGGVPAGPLRIDYAPHFHLDSGAIHLNHGAFGACPRRVLHAQSELRARMESNPVRFIGRELFGLMANARAELASFVGAPAPDLVFVPNTTTGVNAVLRSLALQPGDEILVSDQGYGPAVLAARAIAAEQGAHVRVASLPFAPTSANALHDALIDALTPRTRLVMIDHITSPTALILPVARIARSLRERGVLTLIDGAHAPGMIPLNLAEIDADFYVGNCHKWLCSPRGAAFLHVAPHLQSRVRPPVLSHGAALAEDDPQRFQAEFGWMGTYDVTSYLSVPVAIDFLRALVPGGWPALYERNHRLALYGRDRLCQVLGIAPPAPDDLVGAMVSLPLPESPHPPVNFPAEVDPLQDALWRAAGIEIAVMSWPAHPGRLLRLSCQLYTTEEQLDTLADTLSTLL; encoded by the coding sequence ATGAGCGACGCATTCGACCCCACCGAGCCCCCCGAAGACGCCGCCCCCGCCGAAGGGGGCGGCGTCCCCGCGGGCCCTCTGCGCATTGACTACGCCCCCCACTTCCACCTGGACTCCGGGGCCATTCACTTAAACCACGGCGCCTTCGGCGCCTGTCCGCGCCGGGTGCTCCACGCCCAGAGCGAGCTGCGCGCCCGGATGGAGTCCAACCCGGTGCGCTTTATCGGCCGCGAACTCTTCGGGCTGATGGCCAACGCCCGCGCCGAACTCGCCAGCTTTGTGGGGGCCCCGGCTCCAGACCTGGTCTTCGTGCCCAACACCACCACCGGCGTCAACGCGGTGCTGCGCTCGCTGGCGCTGCAGCCGGGCGACGAGATCCTGGTCAGCGACCAGGGCTACGGCCCGGCGGTGCTGGCCGCCCGGGCCATCGCCGCCGAGCAGGGCGCCCACGTCCGGGTGGCCTCCCTGCCCTTTGCCCCCACCTCGGCCAACGCCCTGCACGACGCCCTGATCGACGCCCTCACCCCGCGCACTCGCCTGGTGATGATCGACCACATCACCAGCCCCACCGCCCTGATCCTCCCGGTGGCCCGCATCGCCCGCAGCCTGCGCGAGCGCGGCGTGCTCACGCTGATCGACGGCGCCCACGCCCCGGGCATGATCCCGCTGAACCTGGCCGAAATCGACGCCGACTTCTACGTGGGCAACTGCCATAAGTGGCTGTGCAGCCCGCGGGGCGCGGCCTTTTTGCACGTGGCCCCCCACCTTCAGAGCCGGGTGCGCCCGCCGGTCTTAAGCCACGGCGCGGCCCTGGCCGAAGACGACCCGCAGCGCTTCCAGGCCGAGTTCGGCTGGATGGGCACCTACGACGTCACGAGCTACCTGAGCGTGCCGGTGGCCATCGACTTTTTGCGCGCGTTGGTCCCCGGGGGCTGGCCGGCGCTCTACGAACGCAACCATCGCCTGGCACTCTACGGCCGCGATCGCCTCTGCCAGGTGCTGGGCATCGCCCCTCCAGCTCCCGACGACCTGGTGGGCGCCATGGTCTCGCTGCCCTTACCCGAGAGCCCCCACCCCCCGGTGAACTTCCCGGCCGAGGTCGACCCCCTTCAAGACGCCCTCTGGCGAGCGGCCGGCATCGAGATCGCCGTGATGAGCTGGCCCGCTCACCCCGGGCGCCTGCTCCGCCTGAGCTGCCAGCTCTACACCACCGAAGAGCAGCTCGATACCCTGGCCGACACCCTGAGCACCCTGCTCTGA
- a CDS encoding M23 family metallopeptidase codes for MYDENQNEQDGPAPRGIFRKMKPGEDRFELWATIALALAVVQVVAYVVAFLALGKASVIAHATIIPLIGMLTLPMAFWGLLRTLFQPPVIRRSRTIGFAALIAVGLLGNRPMFAAPVSTADYVSKVAFELPFNGSWVTLAGGPERDTNYHATTAMMRWGYDFAPLVEGSRFEGDGSRLEDHHCFGAPVYSPAAGEVVRVVGSEVDQVPGEFDPVSVLGNHVILRVAEGEYLFLAHLKRASLKVSGGDQVEAGQLLAECGNSGRTYTPHLHVHLQNSPEVPIAESLPLSFEDYRADGQAVARGMPVGSPDVQTQVGEIVERAEPWPVSKNAAAEASASEDGGAEEAAAAQDTPEPEAPAQEAPEQVAAE; via the coding sequence ATGTACGACGAAAATCAGAACGAGCAAGACGGTCCGGCCCCGCGCGGCATTTTTCGGAAAATGAAACCCGGCGAAGACCGCTTTGAGCTCTGGGCGACCATCGCCCTGGCGCTGGCGGTGGTGCAGGTGGTGGCCTACGTGGTGGCCTTTCTGGCCCTGGGCAAGGCCAGCGTCATCGCCCACGCCACGATCATCCCCTTGATCGGGATGCTGACCCTGCCGATGGCGTTCTGGGGGCTGCTGCGCACGCTCTTTCAGCCGCCGGTGATCCGGCGCAGCCGCACCATCGGGTTCGCGGCGCTGATCGCGGTGGGGCTGCTGGGTAACCGTCCGATGTTTGCGGCGCCGGTCTCCACGGCGGATTACGTCTCGAAGGTGGCCTTTGAGCTGCCCTTTAACGGCAGCTGGGTCACGCTGGCCGGGGGCCCCGAGCGCGATACCAACTACCACGCCACCACCGCGATGATGCGCTGGGGCTACGACTTTGCTCCCCTGGTCGAGGGCAGCCGCTTTGAGGGCGATGGCTCCCGGCTCGAAGATCACCACTGCTTCGGGGCGCCGGTCTACTCGCCGGCCGCTGGCGAGGTGGTGCGGGTGGTGGGCTCCGAGGTCGATCAGGTGCCCGGGGAGTTTGATCCGGTGAGCGTGCTGGGCAACCACGTGATCCTGCGGGTCGCCGAAGGGGAGTACCTCTTTCTGGCACACTTAAAGCGCGCCTCGCTCAAGGTCTCGGGCGGGGATCAGGTCGAGGCCGGTCAGCTGCTGGCTGAGTGCGGCAACTCCGGGCGCACCTACACGCCGCACCTGCACGTGCACCTGCAGAACAGCCCCGAGGTGCCGATCGCCGAGAGTCTGCCCCTCTCCTTTGAGGACTATCGGGCCGACGGTCAGGCGGTGGCACGCGGCATGCCGGTGGGAAGCCCCGATGTGCAGACCCAGGTCGGTGAGATCGTGGAGCGCGCCGAGCCCTGGCCGGTGAGCAAGAACGCCGCGGCCGAGGCGAGCGCCTCCGAGGATGGAGGGGCCGAGGAGGCTGCCGCCGCTCAGGACACCCCCGAGCCGGAAGCTCCCGCGCAGGAAGCCCCGGAGCAGGTGGCGGCCGAGTAA